The Kiritimatiellia bacterium sequence CCTGTCCGGCCAGCGGCAGTATCAACGCCAGCAATCCCTGCTCGGAATACATGTTCGTTGATAACAGCGCCTGCAATCTGGCTTCCATCAACCTTATGAAATTCTGCGACGATCGCCGGGTTTTTGATGTTGAGCGTTTCCGGCACACGGTCCGGATGCTGATTATCGCCCAGGATATTCTCGTGGATAATTGCAGTTATCCGACGCCGGAAATCGCCGAAAATTCGCACCGTTTCCGCCCGCTCGGCCTTGGTTACGCCAACCTCGGGGCTTTGATTATGCGGCTGGGCAAGCCGTACGACAGCGACGAGGGGCGCTCTTTCGCCGCGGCCGTAACGGCGCTCATGACCGGTTCGGCCTATTTAACCTCGGCGGAAATGGCGGCCGCACGGGGAACTTTTGATGCCTTCCCGCAAAACCGCAAGCCGATGCTTGATGTCATCGGACTGCACCGCGACGCCCTGAAACAGGTGAAACCCGACGCCGATTCTTCCGGTATGCTTGCCGAAGCGCAGGAAACCTGGGAGCGCGCCGCCGAACAGGGGCGGCTCCACGGCTATCGGAACGCCCAGGTGTCCGTCCTGGCGCCGACCGGCACCATCGGCTTTATGATGGATTGTGACACCACCGGCGTTGAGCCGGATATGGCGCTCATAAAATACAAACAGCTGGCCGGCGGCGGCATGTTTAAACTGGTCAACCGCTCCATTCCCGCGGCCTTGAGCCGGCTTGGCTACGACGATTCCCAGGTCAAGGTTATTGTCAGGCACATTGACGAAAAAGACACGATAGAAAGCGCGCCCGGTTTGAAGCCCGGGCACCTGCCGGTTTTTGACTGCGCCTTCAAGCCGAAAAACGGGACCCGTTTCATTGATTATCATGCCCATCTCAAAATGATGGCCGCGGTTCAGCCTTTTCTGTCGGGGGCGATCAGCAAAACAATCAACATGCCCGCCTCGGCGACCGTTGACGACGTTCAGCAGGTTTTCATTGACGGCTGGAAGCTCGGCCTGAAAGCGGTTGCCATTTATCGCGACGGCTCCAAGGGCATTCAGCCGGTGAGCGCCGATAAGTCCGCGTCCGGACAGGGCGCAATGCCCGAGGTCGTTTCCCCCAAGCCGTTCCGCCGGCGAATGTTGTCCACGCGCAAATCCATCACGCACAAGTTTGAAGTCGCCGGACACCAGGGATATCTGACGGTCGGGCTGTATGAAGACGGCTCGCCCGGCGAGCTTTTTATCACCATGGCCAAAGAGGGCAGCACGGTCGGCGGAATTATGGATGCGTTCGGGACCGCTATTTCCATGTGCCTCCAGTACGGCGTCTCGGCGTCCACGCTGATTGATAAATTCACCCACAGCCGTTTTGAGCCGAGCGGCTTTACCAAGAATCCTGAAATTCCGTATGCCAAGTCGCTCGTTGATTATATTTTCCGTTGGCTGGCGCTGACTTTCCCCAACGGCAAAAGCGAGGCCGCGCTCCCGGAATGGCGGCCTGAAAAAACGGCCGAAAAGCAGCCGGCGGCGCAAACGGCCGGCCGAAAGCCGGGCAACGCTGAGGAAATGCTTTACAAGCAGGGCACGATTGATCCGGGCGACGCCCCGGTCTGCGATCAATGCGGCGCGATCACCGTGCGCAATGGTTCCTGTTACCGCTGTTTCGTCTGCGGCAGTTCCATGGGATGCTCATAACACTCTTGAAGCGGTAATCGTGAAACGCATTTATAGAGATTTTTTTGAATATCCGGCCGGTTGCGTTTCGCGTTTCGTGAAATACGCGCTGCTGGCCGCGGCCACCGGGTTCGGCCTGGGCCTGAGCCCGGTGGCCTCGGGGACCACCGGTACCCTGCCGGGCGTCTTGCTGATGTTTTGCCTGGCCGGGGTCTGGTCCGGTCCGGTTATCTGGCAGATATGTTGCGCCGCGGCGCTGGCCGCCGCGGCCGTGCCGTTGTGCGATCTGGCTGAAAAATATTTCCAGCATAAAGACGATGGACGCATTGTCGCCGATGAATATCTGACCTTCCCAATCTGTATGATCGGCCTGCCGGTTTGCGCGCCGGTCCTTGTCATGGCTTTCCTCACCAACCGCGTTTTTGACATCCTCAAACCGTTTCCCGCGCGGCGTCTGCAGGCCCTGCCCGGCGGGCTCGGCATCGTGGCCGACGATTTTTTTTCTTGCCTGTACAGCCTGGTTTTGAATCATCTCGCGTTCCGGCTGTTGATCCGATTCGGTCTTATCGGCGGTTGAAGAATGAAGTTAAGCGTAATTATTCCGGTTTATAACGAGGCCGGCACCATTACCCGGGTGGCCGGGGCGGTCCGGGATGTTGAAATCAACATGGAAAAAGAGCTGATTTTTGTTGATGACGGTTCCACGGACGGCTCGCGCGATATTCTCCGCGCGCTGCAGGGGGAATATCCGAAGGCGAAATTTGTCTATCATGAAAGCAACCGCGGCAAGGGGGCCGCCTTGCGCAGCGGATTCAAAGAGGCTTCCGGCGATATCGTCCTGGTCCAGGATGCCGACCTGGAATACGACCCGCGCGATTATCCGGCCTTGCTCGCGCCGATCCTGAATGGTTATGCCGACGTGGTTTTCGGCTCGCGCTTTAGCGGCAACGGCCCGCACCGCGCCATTTTTTTCTGGCATTCGCTCGGCAACCGGTTTTTAACCATGCTGTCCAATATAATGACCGATTTAAACCTCTCCGACATGGAAGTCGGCTATAAGGTTTTCAGAAAGCAAGCGCTTGACTCCATCGCCTTGCGGGAGGACCGGTTCGGCGTAGAGGTTGAACTCACGGCCAAACTCGCCCGCGGCGGATGGAAAATATACGAGGTGCCGGTTTCCTATTACGGCCGCGATTATGCGGACGGGAAAAAAATCACCTGGCGGGACGGCATCCGCGCCTTGTGGTGCATTCTGAAATATCGTTTTGTTTGAGTTGATTAATCCCCTATGGAAAGGAAAAGCGCATGAACAGCGATCGGATTAAAAAAGGACTGGAAAGGGCCCCCCACCGCAGCTTGTTGCGGGCATTGGGTGTCAAGGATGAGGATTTTGACAAACCTTTTATCGGAATCTGCAACTCGTTTTCCGAGATTGTTCCGGGACATATGCATCTGAACCAGGTCGGACGTTTTGTTGCGAAACATATCCGCAATGCCGGGGGAATTCCGTTTGAATTCAATACCATTGCCATCTGCGACGGGATCGCCATGGGCCATGCCGGGATGAAATATTCGCTCCCGAGCCGCGAATTGATCGCCGACAGCGTGGAGTCAATGGTGCGCGCCCACTGTTTTGACGCCCTGGTATGCATTCCCAACTGCGACAAAATAGTGCCGGGAATGCTGATGGCCGTGATGCGCGCGAACATCCCCGCCATTTTCGTCAGCGGCGGCCCTATGGCCGCCGGCAAAGCGCCGGACGGCAAAGTCCTTGATTTGATCAGCGTGTTTGAAGGCGTGGCCGCCTGCAAGCAGAAAACCATCAGCGACGAACAGCTTGCGGCAATTGAAGCGAACGCCTGCCCGGGATGCGGTTCCTGCTCGGGAATGTTCACGGCCAACTCCATGAACTGCCTGTGCGAGGCGCTTGGCATGGCCCTGCCCGGCAACGGCACCATCCTGGCCGCGGACCCGAAACGCAAAAGCCTTTATAAAAAAACGGCCGTCCGCGCGGTTGAGCTCGCCCAACAGTTCGGGCCTCTGCCGCGCGAAATCGTCGCCGTTTCCGCGCTGGACAACGCATTTGCCCTGGACATGGCCATGGGCGGCAGCACCAATACCGTTTTGCACGCGCTGGCGATTGCCCGTGAAGCCGGCGTTGACTACGATCTGGAGCGGATCAACTCCATTTCAAAAAAAT is a genomic window containing:
- a CDS encoding vitamin B12-dependent ribonucleotide reductase yields the protein MKQKEKLRNNPSRNGGSAAENTARARPDALHIPALFSKKETHPFDEVEWERRKAVIKNDKGAVVFEEDDVEVPKSWSALATNVVASKYFYGAKGTNVHEKSARQLIHRVARTIADWGLKDGYFASAADAETFYRELSFICVNQIGAFNSPVWFNIGLHQVYGLSSASKACHFFNPATSRIEQTADSYKRPQGSACFIQSVADSMEDIMRLTASEAMLFKYGSGTGTDLSTLRSSREKLSGGGTPSGPLSFMRVFDQVAAVVKSGGKTRRAAKMQSLKVEHPDIMEFINCKVNEEKKARTLINSGYDGSFNGEAYSSVMFQNSNLSVRVTDDFMKAVEAGAVWHTKAVTTGKIAEVLDARTIMRNIAEAAHFCGDPGTQYHTTINRWHTCPASGSINASNPCSEYMFVDNSACNLASINLMKFCDDRRVFDVERFRHTVRMLIIAQDILVDNCSYPTPEIAENSHRFRPLGLGYANLGALIMRLGKPYDSDEGRSFAAAVTALMTGSAYLTSAEMAAARGTFDAFPQNRKPMLDVIGLHRDALKQVKPDADSSGMLAEAQETWERAAEQGRLHGYRNAQVSVLAPTGTIGFMMDCDTTGVEPDMALIKYKQLAGGGMFKLVNRSIPAALSRLGYDDSQVKVIVRHIDEKDTIESAPGLKPGHLPVFDCAFKPKNGTRFIDYHAHLKMMAAVQPFLSGAISKTINMPASATVDDVQQVFIDGWKLGLKAVAIYRDGSKGIQPVSADKSASGQGAMPEVVSPKPFRRRMLSTRKSITHKFEVAGHQGYLTVGLYEDGSPGELFITMAKEGSTVGGIMDAFGTAISMCLQYGVSASTLIDKFTHSRFEPSGFTKNPEIPYAKSLVDYIFRWLALTFPNGKSEAALPEWRPEKTAEKQPAAQTAGRKPGNAEEMLYKQGTIDPGDAPVCDQCGAITVRNGSCYRCFVCGSSMGCS
- a CDS encoding phosphatidylglycerophosphatase A, whose amino-acid sequence is MKRIYRDFFEYPAGCVSRFVKYALLAAATGFGLGLSPVASGTTGTLPGVLLMFCLAGVWSGPVIWQICCAAALAAAAVPLCDLAEKYFQHKDDGRIVADEYLTFPICMIGLPVCAPVLVMAFLTNRVFDILKPFPARRLQALPGGLGIVADDFFSCLYSLVLNHLAFRLLIRFGLIGG
- a CDS encoding glycosyltransferase family 2 protein, producing the protein MKLSVIIPVYNEAGTITRVAGAVRDVEINMEKELIFVDDGSTDGSRDILRALQGEYPKAKFVYHESNRGKGAALRSGFKEASGDIVLVQDADLEYDPRDYPALLAPILNGYADVVFGSRFSGNGPHRAIFFWHSLGNRFLTMLSNIMTDLNLSDMEVGYKVFRKQALDSIALREDRFGVEVELTAKLARGGWKIYEVPVSYYGRDYADGKKITWRDGIRALWCILKYRFV
- the ilvD gene encoding dihydroxy-acid dehydratase: MNSDRIKKGLERAPHRSLLRALGVKDEDFDKPFIGICNSFSEIVPGHMHLNQVGRFVAKHIRNAGGIPFEFNTIAICDGIAMGHAGMKYSLPSRELIADSVESMVRAHCFDALVCIPNCDKIVPGMLMAVMRANIPAIFVSGGPMAAGKAPDGKVLDLISVFEGVAACKQKTISDEQLAAIEANACPGCGSCSGMFTANSMNCLCEALGMALPGNGTILAADPKRKSLYKKTAVRAVELAQQFGPLPREIVAVSALDNAFALDMAMGGSTNTVLHALAIAREAGVDYDLERINSISKKCPNICKVSPSSAYHVEDVDRAGGVSAILKTISAVKGLLNTDAMTVTGNTLGKNIARAKVIDQNVIRPLENPYASEGGLAILRGNLAEEGAVVKTAGVAPSMLVFEGTAVIFNSQEEACEGILAGKVKAGNVVVIRYEGPRGGPGMQEMLGPTSYIMGQGLGEKVALITDGRFSGGTRGACIGHVSPEAAAGGLIALLEEGDLIRIDIPKHRLEAVLSEEVVKQRRARLPVYQPKSLSGYLRRYASQVTSAGAGAVLK